The nucleotide window AACAGGCGAGGTTATAGAGAAGGGGTTGCGCTACGGCGAAAACCCTGACCAGCAGGCTGCCATTTATGAACTGGTAAACGGAAATCTTGTCTTCGCTGGATGCGAGTATATCAATGCCGGAAACGGGCTTGTAAGCAGTATCACAGAAAAGGACATGATACAGGCAGGAAAACATCCGGGTAAAACTAACATGACAGACCTTGATAATGGCTTAAACATACTAAAATATCTCACAAATAAACCTGCTGCTGTTATCTTGAAGCATAATAACCCATGCGGCGCAGCGCATGGGACAGACATTGCTGATGCATATGACAGGGCTAATATGGCAGACAGGATTGCCGCATTCGGTGGATGCCTTGTTGTAAACAGGCCGATGGATAAAAAAACAGCAGAAGCTGTTAACGAAAATTACCTTGAGGTTGTTGCAGCGCCTGATTTTGAAGAAGGCACTGTTGATATTCTCGCAAAAAGGAAGAATCTCAGGATTATAAGAGTCAAAAAAATCAATGAGCTTGAAAAATACAGGAACTTCCGTTTTGTTGATTTCAAGTCGTTGATTGACGGCGGTTTGATAGTCCAGCAGTCACAGTTAAGCAGGATAAAGTCAAAAGCTGATTTTCTTCCCGCAAAGACTGTATACAAGAACAAAGAATATGCCACAGAAAGGATGCCGACTGATAAAGAATATGAAGACATGATTTTCGGCTGGAGCGTTGAGATGGGCATTACATCGAACTCTGTCATCTATGTTAAAAACGGAGAGACAGTAGGTATCGGCACAGGAGAGCAGGACAGGGTGGGCGTTGCGGAGATTGCGGTATTCAAGGCATATACAAAATATGCGGATGCATTATGTTTTAAGAACTATGGAATCCCTTACAAGACCCTTGAGATGGAAGTTGCGCGAGGAGAGCGTGATGCAGGCCTGCTTCAGGAGATTGATGAAGAGACGAGGAAGAATAAAGGAGGGCTTATTGGCGCTGTGATGGTATCCGATGCGTTCTTCCCGTTCAGGGACGGAATTGAAGTAGGAATAAAGCAGGGAGTTACAGCAGTTGTCCAGCCCGGAGGCTCGGAGCGTGATTTTGAGGTTATTGAGGCGTGTAACGAAGCGAATCCAAAAGTGGCGATGGTATTTACAGGACAGAGGGTATTCAAGCATTAATATAAAATCACAAAAAAGGAGATTATAAAATGGCAGAGACAAAGGCAGTAATAGAGACTAAATTCGGGAATATTGAGTTAAAGTTTTTCCCTGATGTTGCTCCCAATCACGTTAATAATTTTACAGGGCTTGCAAAAAAAGGATTTTACGACGGCACGATATTCCACCGTGTTATTCCGGGTTTTATGATACAGGGAGGAGATCCAAATTCTAAAAGTCCTGACAAGTCAAAACATGGAATGGGAGGCCCCGGATATACGATTAAAGCTGAATTCAATAACATGCCGCATAAGAGAGGAACTCTCTCTGCTGCTCGGTCTGCAAATCCGGACAGTGCGGGCTCCCAGTTTTTCATCTGCGTTGCTGATGCGCCTTTCCTTGACAGGCAGTACACGGTATTTGGAGAGGTGGCCTCAGGCATGGATGCAGTGGACAGGATAGTGAACCAGCCAAGGGACGCACACGACAATCCTGATGAGAGGATTGAGATGAAGGTGAAAGTTGTGGAATAGAGATTTTTCAGCTTTTGAATTTTTGAACTATCGCGCTATGTGGGGCGGTGAGAGGGTAGTGGAAATATGAGACTCCACATCCCATATTTCCACTACCCCCCTCCCGGATTAAACCCCGACTTTGGATACAGGCAGGCTCATTCTTTATTTACTGCTTTATGTATCTCTGTCCTTCACCTTTAATGTAGTCAACGAGTTTAAGGGTATTTGGTGAGGGGTTACCTTTTGTAATCATAATTATCGGCCTTGATATTTCGGGTGTCTCGGGAGACTTAACGGTATCATCAACTATACCTGATGGGCCGATCCCGATTGCTCCCGGATTTGATGTTACTTTTTGCTTGATATCATCGGCTGTAGTGGCCTCAAGGATGTTTCCCTTTGGTGGATTGCCATCAAGGATGCGCTTTTCAAATAGACTGTTAGTTCCATGAATAAGTTTCCCCCAGACAACAGTAATGGGCATATCCTTTCCGCCGGCATCCTTCCAGTTTGTTATCTTTCCTGAAAAGATTCCCTTTAGCTGCTCCTGCGAGAGTTTTGAAACGGGGTTATTTTTATGGTGAATTACAACAATCATGTCCTTCCCGATTGTAATCTGCTGAAGTGATGCCATATCCTTCACTTTTGCTCCATCCTTCTCCATCAGGTCCATCCAGTCTTGGAGTGTGAGGCCTGCTGCTGCTGCATCTGTCAGGCCTCTATCGAGGTCAATCAACGCATTCTTAGGCCCTGATGGTATAATGGTGAGTTTTATTCCGGTCGCCTTTTCGAATGGCTCCTTCACAGGCTTTAAAATATTCTCTACCGGTGCAGCCCCTGCGCCGATCTTTATCTCACTTCCAAGAGCATAAGTCCCAAGAACCATAATCATAATCATAACCATAACAACAGGAATTAAGCTGAATTTTAGCTTACTTACAAATTGACCAGGTATTAACATCTCATTTGCCTCCTTTGTTTTCAAAAAGTTAGAAAGTCAGGATTTATTTTTTCCTCAATCTTATTGACTTATTAAGGTGGACACCGTACCGGAACAAGCAAGTGGAAATATTCCCTCGAGGCCTTGATACAAAGGGGAGGTGGGGATATAAGCCCTGAATTTCCCTTTATACTTATATCCCTGTAAAATGGGAGGGAAGGCGCTAAGAAATTTATGTCTTTATGTTCTCTCATCTTGCATTGCTGAGAATAGACCTTTGGAATTCATAATTGATGAGTTTCTCAGCTATGTAGAGCTTGCAGTGTTCATAGGGGTTGTTAGAATGGCAGAGACTTTTATCGGCACACTCGATATACCATGGTTCAATACCCACGACATCGCATACACCACCTCGCATCTTTTGGCACATATAATTCCTCCTTTCAGTTTGAAACTTAATAAGTTGTTTACGATGTTCTATAGGTTAAACAAACTTTTCTTCATGCCAAAAACCTTAATCCCCCTCTGAGGTTCTCATCAGCGGGCTTGGACCACATTACCTCAGCATAAGCAGGCAACCTCGTTTCAACGTTATTAATCGGAAGATAGAGCTTTAAAATATCACCCTTCCTCAAGTCATAGTCTGTGGCGAGGCCTATACCCTCCGCGCTTATATCTACTCCAAGTCCATTTTGCTGAATATCCATAGATTGGCTGGTTTTTGTCGCGCATATTTCAAAGCTGACTGGTCTGTTAAAGCTTTGTCTCCCACTAGACCTTTTTTCTGATTTGTGTTCCATACCCCTCCCTTGGTATTAATGTTAAGCTAAGCTGCTTTTTCTTTATTAGCAAGAGGCATACCAAAAGAAATAGTATCCTTTAAGTACTTGATTTTAAATTAGAATATTGTGATAGGCGTCTTAACCTTAAAGGGGCTTTTGTATGGATTTTCATGCAGTAGAGATTATGAGAATTGAATAAAAGATAGTCCTTTAGCAAGAAATTTTAAGGATAATCCATATGTATGGATTATCCTACATCTCAAAAACATTCTTTACTTTTACGTATCAAAAGAACTGAATTATCTCATTTGAATGCTTATGAAAAGAACCTTATTAGCAATCCTGTATCTCATTTTCAAGTCTTCTTAAAGTTCTCAGGTTTGATGTCGTGTTTCTTAAAGAGGTTATAAAAATCAGCCCGATATTTTCCTGCCAGTGTTGCTGCTCTACTGACATTGCCTCTTGTAAGTTCAAGGAGGCGAAGGAGATATTCCCTTTCGAAGGCATCCCTTGCCTCCTTAAGGGGCTTTAATGGTTCCTGGACAATACCCTTTGTATGAAGGATCAGGTCATCGGTGATAACATCCTGCTGTGTCATGGCAACTGCATACTCGATGGTATTCTCCAGCTCCCGCACATTCCCTGGCCAGTCATAAAGCATGAGTTTCTGCATTGCCATAGGTGTCAGGCCCTTTATCTCCTTTTTCATCTGCCGGCTGAATATTTTTAAGAAATGGTCTACTAAAAGTGGGATATCTTCTTTTCTTTCTCTGAGAGAAGGCAGATAAATGGGAATGACATGAATCCTGTAAAAGAGATCCTCTCGGAAAGAACCATTTTTGACCTCAGCCTCCAGGTCTTTATTTGTGGCTACGATGACCCTCACATCTATGTCTACTGGTTTTTGGCTCCCAACAGGATAGAACTGTCGCTCCTGAAGCACCCTTAATAGTTTAGCCTGAGTCAGAAGGGGCATATCACCAATTTCATCCAAGAATATTGTGCCTCCAGCAGCATGGGCAAATAAACCCTTTGAATTTCGTATAGCGCCGGTAAAGGCCCCCTTCTCATAACCGAAGAGTTCGCTTTCGAGAAGTGTTTCAGGGATAGCAGCACAGTTTATAGCAACAAAGTGTTTGCCCTTCCTTTCGCTGGCAAGGTGGATGGCCATGGTAATGAGCTCCTTACCTGTGCCGCTTTCTCCATAGATATAAACAGTGGAGTCAGTGTTTGCAATGCGGGATATCTGCTCCAATACCCTCTGCATTCTTTGGCTTTTGGCCACGATGTTTTCAAAATCATATCTCTCCTGCAGAAGCCCTTCAAGCCTTTTGACTTCAGAGGTTAGCCTGCGATTCTCCATGGCCCTTGCGACCTGTAGAAGAAGTTCTTGGGGACTAAAGGGTTTGGTGAGATAGTCAAAGGCCCCCTTTTTCATTGCCTCTACAGCGCTCTCAATACTTCCATGGGCAGTGAGTATGATGACAGGCATATCAGGGTTTATTAAATGTAACTCCTCCATCAATGATATACCGTCCCTGTGAACAAGCCTGAGGTCAATAATAGAAAGGTCAAAGGCCTCTTTTTTAACCTCCTCTATCGCCTCATTTTCATTAAGTGCGGTGGCTACATCATAGTTTGCCGATTCAAGCCTCATCCTTATCAGTTCTAAGAGGTTACTATCATCATCCGCTACTAATATCTTTTTTGAAGACATGACTTTAAAGCCCTTTCTTTTTTTCTTCTATCTCGATATCCACCTGCTGTGATTTCTGGATAGCCTTATTTAGTTCTCTGATAGTTTTATTTAATTCCTCATTCCCTTTGCTTAATTTCTCGTTCTCCTGTAGTATCCCTATCCAGATTTTGGCCTGCTCAACCAGAGGGCTCTGGGGATAGTCTTTAATCAGCCTTCTAAGGAAATTAAGAGAATTTTTATAGTCCTTTTTTGGATATTCAGAATGGGCATGAATAAGCCCCATGTTAAAAAGGGCCTCATCTCCAGGAGGGTTGTTATTAGAGAGAGATAAAGCCTTCCGGTTTTCTTTCAGAGAACCCTCGTAATCTCCCTGGACAAGGAGTTTTTGACTCCTAATAATAGATTCGCGCGCTTCTCTCCCATTTTCAATCTCCTTCAATGTAGCGCAACCAAGAAAGGATAGAAGTATCAGGCCGGTAATACAAAGATGAAAGTACTTCCATGTCTTAATTCGCTTTCTACCCAAACCTTACCTCCATGGGCTTTTATGATATGTTTAACAATGGCCAGCCCTAGGCCTGTTCCCTTGATTTTATTATAACTTGTGATCATTGCCTGCTTAAATTTATCAAAGATTATGTTTAAATCCTCTCTTGGGACACCATGTCCAGTATCCGCCACAGAGACCTCCATGCCTTGCTCAACAGGTCTTGCAGATACCTTAACATGACCACCGTTGGGTGTAAATTTTATAGCATTCCCTATCAAATTCCGAAGTACCTGAAGTATCCTTTCACTGTCCATTTTGACAGTTGGTAATTCCTGCGTGATGTCCACTTTAAGACTTATATTTTTAGCCACCGCCAAGGGTTCTATTTCAGTAACAGCCCTATTTATCAGAGGCCTAATATCTGAGTCAGTAAAGTTGAATATCGCCATTCCAGCCTCCATCTTCGAAATATCCAGCAGGGAATTAACCAGGTCAATCACACGATTACTTTCTTCAGTGATGATTGTCAAAAGTCTTTTTTGTTTATCCGTAACCTCTCCTCCGATACCATCCCATAAGAGATTGCTCCCTTCCTTGATGGAGGCAAGGGGGGTACGCAGTTCATGGGCCATCAATGAGAAAAAATCCGACTTCATCTTATCCATCTCTTTAAGTTTATTGCACATAAGATTAAAGGCCTGTGCTAAATCTCGTATTTCGGGTGGAAAGGAAAGGCTTAAGTTACCCTCA belongs to Nitrospirota bacterium and includes:
- a CDS encoding IMP cyclohydrolase, whose protein sequence is MSELKKMYRTIMDDNFPDDMTIKLGNQTLVYKKRAWKIPDARTGEVIEKGLRYGENPDQQAAIYELVNGNLVFAGCEYINAGNGLVSSITEKDMIQAGKHPGKTNMTDLDNGLNILKYLTNKPAAVILKHNNPCGAAHGTDIADAYDRANMADRIAAFGGCLVVNRPMDKKTAEAVNENYLEVVAAPDFEEGTVDILAKRKNLRIIRVKKINELEKYRNFRFVDFKSLIDGGLIVQQSQLSRIKSKADFLPAKTVYKNKEYATERMPTDKEYEDMIFGWSVEMGITSNSVIYVKNGETVGIGTGEQDRVGVAEIAVFKAYTKYADALCFKNYGIPYKTLEMEVARGERDAGLLQEIDEETRKNKGGLIGAVMVSDAFFPFRDGIEVGIKQGVTAVVQPGGSERDFEVIEACNEANPKVAMVFTGQRVFKH
- a CDS encoding peptidylprolyl isomerase, coding for MAETKAVIETKFGNIELKFFPDVAPNHVNNFTGLAKKGFYDGTIFHRVIPGFMIQGGDPNSKSPDKSKHGMGGPGYTIKAEFNNMPHKRGTLSAARSANPDSAGSQFFICVADAPFLDRQYTVFGEVASGMDAVDRIVNQPRDAHDNPDERIEMKVKVVE
- a CDS encoding substrate-binding domain-containing protein, which translates into the protein MVMIMIMVLGTYALGSEIKIGAGAAPVENILKPVKEPFEKATGIKLTIIPSGPKNALIDLDRGLTDAAAAGLTLQDWMDLMEKDGAKVKDMASLQQITIGKDMIVVIHHKNNPVSKLSQEQLKGIFSGKITNWKDAGGKDMPITVVWGKLIHGTNSLFEKRILDGNPPKGNILEATTADDIKQKVTSNPGAIGIGPSGIVDDTVKSPETPEISRPIIMITKGNPSPNTLKLVDYIKGEGQRYIKQ
- a CDS encoding PilZ domain-containing protein, whose protein sequence is MEHKSEKRSSGRQSFNRPVSFEICATKTSQSMDIQQNGLGVDISAEGIGLATDYDLRKGDILKLYLPINNVETRLPAYAEVMWSKPADENLRGGLRFLA
- a CDS encoding sigma-54-dependent Fis family transcriptional regulator, whose product is MSSKKILVADDDSNLLELIRMRLESANYDVATALNENEAIEEVKKEAFDLSIIDLRLVHRDGISLMEELHLINPDMPVIILTAHGSIESAVEAMKKGAFDYLTKPFSPQELLLQVARAMENRRLTSEVKRLEGLLQERYDFENIVAKSQRMQRVLEQISRIANTDSTVYIYGESGTGKELITMAIHLASERKGKHFVAINCAAIPETLLESELFGYEKGAFTGAIRNSKGLFAHAAGGTIFLDEIGDMPLLTQAKLLRVLQERQFYPVGSQKPVDIDVRVIVATNKDLEAEVKNGSFREDLFYRIHVIPIYLPSLRERKEDIPLLVDHFLKIFSRQMKKEIKGLTPMAMQKLMLYDWPGNVRELENTIEYAVAMTQQDVITDDLILHTKGIVQEPLKPLKEARDAFEREYLLRLLELTRGNVSRAATLAGKYRADFYNLFKKHDIKPENFKKT
- a CDS encoding HAMP domain-containing histidine kinase, which encodes MRRLSIFSRLISVYLAIFVPAMAVNAYTILQLQQFEQVTRYTLDADNKMRDYEKKLTDSLLSQVRHERKYIIIKDAALYSQFLLAERDFSQYLNEAIYIADTAHKKDILLKIKDYHQHYKSLFDEEIGFVRADKNYPQNSYRGEKERIVDGIIEELRRLKVYTEQDTYEKIKGLGETGARAHRVAMMMTVSTLLFGIIISIFITRSITRPLSFMKKKTGEIARGDFEGNLSLSFPPEIRDLAQAFNLMCNKLKEMDKMKSDFFSLMAHELRTPLASIKEGSNLLWDGIGGEVTDKQKRLLTIITEESNRVIDLVNSLLDISKMEAGMAIFNFTDSDIRPLINRAVTEIEPLAVAKNISLKVDITQELPTVKMDSERILQVLRNLIGNAIKFTPNGGHVKVSARPVEQGMEVSVADTGHGVPREDLNIIFDKFKQAMITSYNKIKGTGLGLAIVKHIIKAHGGKVWVESELRHGSTFIFVLPA